A stretch of the Methylothermaceae bacteria B42 genome encodes the following:
- a CDS encoding adenine phosphoribosyltransferase, translating to MASDWQAALQAKIRDIPDFPSPGILFRDITPLVKDAGALRLAVHHLIHPFIGQPISAVAGMEARGFIFGTLAAWELGTSFIPLRKPGKLPYDVQSVSYELEYGTDTLEAHSDAFAPGDKVLLVDDLLATGGTAKASKALVEKMGAEVLALAVVIELTDLDGREKLLPLPVHSLIQY from the coding sequence ATGGCATCCGATTGGCAGGCAGCGCTTCAGGCCAAAATCCGAGATATTCCGGATTTCCCATCACCTGGCATTCTATTTAGGGATATCACGCCCCTGGTAAAAGATGCCGGGGCCTTGCGTCTAGCTGTTCATCACTTGATCCACCCTTTTATAGGCCAGCCGATTTCTGCCGTCGCCGGCATGGAAGCCCGGGGATTTATATTTGGCACCCTGGCTGCCTGGGAACTAGGGACGAGTTTCATTCCCCTTCGCAAACCCGGCAAGCTTCCTTATGACGTCCAGAGTGTTTCTTATGAACTGGAATACGGCACTGATACCCTGGAAGCCCATAGCGATGCTTTCGCTCCCGGCGACAAAGTACTGCTGGTGGATGACCTCCTGGCCACCGGGGGCACCGCCAAGGCAAGCAAAGCATTAGTGGAAAAAATGGGGGCAGAAGTTTTAGCGCTGGCCGTCGTAATTGAATTAACGGATTTAGATGGCAGGGAAAAACTTCTCCCGCTACCCGTTCATAGCCTGATACAGTATTAG
- a CDS encoding 1-deoxy-D-xylulose-5-phosphate synthase (catalyzes the formation of 1-deoxy-D-xylulose 5-phosphate from pyruvate and D-glyceraldehyde 3-phosphate), protein MSDQKKYPLLSRIEGPEDLRQLNEKELETLAEEVRHFLLESVSRSGGHLAAGLGTVELTIALHYVFNTPHDRLVWDVGHQAYPHKIITGRRDRLSTIRKKGGLTPFPKRAESQYDCFGVGHSSTSISAALGMAIAAKLENRDQRAVAIIGDGGLTGGMAFEALNHAGSLDANLLVILNDNEMSISPNVGAMTNYLAKVLSSKLYTTVREGSKQLLGRSPTVWELARRAEEHVKGMVAPGTLFEELGFNYIGPIDGHDMETLITTLSNLKELSGPQFLHIMTKKGKGYLPAERDPVAYHGVSPFDPSKDNLSKSSSSKPTYTQIFSQWLCDMAEKEPKLVAITPAMREGSGLVAFSERFPQRYFDVGIAEQHAVTVAAGMACEGFKPVVAIYSTFLQRGYDQLIHDVAIQNLPVLFAIDRAGLVGPDGPTHAGSFDLSFLRCIPNMVVMAPADENECRQMLYTGVEYGGPVAVRYPRGTGMGASVEREMSALPIGKGEIRRHGKQIAILAFGSMVAPALEVGENLDATVVNMRFVKPLDEALVLELARDHEVLITVEENVVMGGAGSAVNECLAAHRCLLPVLNLGLPDRYIEHGSREECLAEAELDAPGIENNIQRFIRQQKKFQVIA, encoded by the coding sequence ATGTCTGATCAGAAAAAATACCCCCTTCTCAGCCGTATCGAAGGCCCGGAAGACCTCCGCCAATTAAATGAAAAGGAACTGGAAACCCTGGCGGAAGAAGTCCGGCATTTTTTATTGGAGAGTGTCAGCCGTTCAGGGGGACACCTGGCCGCAGGACTGGGAACCGTTGAGCTAACCATCGCCCTTCACTATGTGTTCAACACTCCTCATGACCGGTTGGTATGGGATGTGGGGCACCAAGCTTATCCCCATAAAATCATTACCGGGCGCCGGGACCGGCTCAGCACCATTCGTAAAAAGGGTGGATTGACACCGTTCCCGAAACGAGCCGAAAGTCAATACGATTGTTTCGGCGTGGGACATTCCAGCACTTCCATTTCCGCCGCTTTGGGCATGGCCATTGCCGCCAAACTGGAAAATCGGGACCAACGCGCTGTCGCCATCATCGGAGATGGTGGATTAACGGGCGGCATGGCATTTGAAGCCCTCAACCACGCAGGCTCCCTGGATGCCAATTTGCTCGTCATCCTCAATGACAATGAAATGTCCATTTCCCCCAATGTGGGGGCGATGACCAATTATCTGGCCAAGGTGTTATCCAGCAAGCTTTATACCACCGTGCGAGAGGGAAGCAAACAGCTTCTGGGACGCTCTCCCACGGTTTGGGAGCTGGCCCGCAGGGCGGAAGAACACGTCAAGGGCATGGTGGCGCCGGGCACCCTGTTTGAAGAGCTTGGGTTTAACTATATCGGCCCCATTGATGGCCACGATATGGAAACCCTAATCACCACCCTGTCCAATCTCAAGGAGCTGTCAGGGCCGCAGTTCCTGCACATTATGACCAAAAAGGGTAAAGGTTATTTGCCCGCTGAACGTGATCCCGTGGCCTATCACGGGGTATCCCCCTTTGATCCCAGCAAGGACAATCTCAGCAAAAGCTCCTCCTCAAAACCTACCTATACCCAAATCTTCAGCCAATGGCTGTGCGATATGGCGGAAAAGGAACCCAAGCTGGTTGCCATCACGCCCGCGATGCGGGAAGGGTCCGGGCTGGTGGCATTTTCCGAGCGCTTCCCGCAGCGTTATTTCGACGTCGGCATCGCCGAACAACATGCGGTCACCGTGGCAGCAGGCATGGCCTGCGAAGGTTTTAAACCAGTGGTTGCTATTTATTCCACCTTCCTGCAACGGGGTTATGATCAATTGATTCACGATGTGGCCATCCAGAATTTGCCGGTTTTATTCGCCATTGATCGGGCGGGACTGGTGGGTCCGGATGGTCCCACCCATGCCGGTAGCTTTGACCTCAGCTTTCTCCGCTGCATTCCCAACATGGTCGTAATGGCCCCTGCCGACGAAAACGAATGCCGGCAGATGCTCTATACCGGGGTCGAATACGGTGGCCCAGTAGCCGTCAGATACCCCCGAGGCACCGGCATGGGGGCTTCCGTGGAGAGGGAAATGTCCGCCCTGCCTATCGGCAAGGGAGAAATTCGCCGCCACGGCAAGCAGATCGCCATTCTCGCCTTTGGCAGCATGGTGGCACCCGCTCTGGAAGTGGGAGAAAATCTGGACGCCACGGTCGTCAATATGCGCTTTGTCAAACCGCTGGATGAAGCACTGGTGCTTGAATTGGCCCGCGATCATGAGGTTCTTATCACCGTCGAAGAGAATGTCGTGATGGGCGGTGCTGGCAGCGCGGTCAATGAATGCCTGGCAGCTCACCGCTGTCTCCTGCCAGTACTCAATTTGGGACTGCCAGACCGTTATATTGAGCATGGCAGCCGTGAAGAATGTCTGGCGGAAGCAGAACTGGATGCTCCCGGTATTGAGAACAACATCCAGCGATTCATCCGTCAGCAGAAAAAATTTCAGGTGATTGCATAA
- a CDS encoding ubiquinone biosynthesis protein UbiB, whose translation MLWEAVSAVHDLGRLYDLTTILLRYGFAGFVRRMGLAHAFEQAGRVLHWKGVEELVQLDTPQRIRRALEEMGPTFIKLGQILATRVDLFPPDWIAEFEKLQDEVPPLPFEQIRPQLEEDLGAPVDTVFAKFETEALAAASLAQVHRARLFSGEEVIVKIRRPGVVELVEADLRLLARLARIAESEVKELRRYRPLEIMHQFTVSLRREMDFENECRNAERMARNFAGNPWIVIPKVYWEWSCERLNVQEYIDGIPGRKLQLAEAAGLNRKILARRGADAVLKMILIDGFFHADPHPGNIIFLPGNRLAFIDFGMVGRLSEARRYQIVDMLAAVIDRDARTAVNVLLDWAGDVHVDIDALLIDVDVFIDTYHGLPLKQLKIANILTDLTNLMRDYHLVLPADLALLFKALLTLDGMGRQVDPDFDLILAATPHVRRALFGRYRPDVLLKRGWRTASDVMDIVAALPYDMRRLIKAIRTGSLRFNVDLNQLDYFSWIIDRAASRLTVGMVTSSLIIGSSIVMTVPGGPTLWGLPMLGVLGFAGAGIGGVWLLISIWRGGHLRHGEEMED comes from the coding sequence ATGCTATGGGAAGCCGTCAGCGCCGTTCACGACCTCGGCCGCCTGTATGATCTGACCACGATTCTTCTGCGCTACGGCTTTGCCGGTTTTGTGCGGCGAATGGGGTTGGCCCATGCCTTTGAGCAGGCTGGCCGGGTGTTGCACTGGAAAGGCGTGGAAGAGCTGGTTCAACTGGATACGCCTCAGCGAATACGGCGGGCCCTGGAAGAAATGGGCCCGACATTTATCAAATTGGGCCAGATTTTGGCGACCCGGGTGGATTTGTTCCCACCCGATTGGATTGCTGAATTCGAAAAGCTTCAGGATGAAGTACCCCCGCTTCCTTTCGAGCAAATTCGTCCGCAACTGGAAGAAGATCTCGGCGCGCCGGTGGATACCGTGTTCGCCAAGTTCGAAACCGAAGCTTTGGCGGCGGCTTCTTTGGCTCAGGTCCACCGCGCCCGGCTATTCAGTGGCGAAGAGGTCATCGTCAAGATTCGTCGTCCTGGTGTCGTGGAACTGGTGGAGGCTGATCTCCGCTTGTTGGCGCGGTTAGCCCGGATTGCCGAAAGCGAAGTGAAGGAACTTCGCCGTTACCGCCCTCTGGAGATCATGCATCAGTTCACCGTTTCCTTGCGGCGAGAAATGGACTTTGAAAACGAATGCCGCAACGCCGAGCGCATGGCCCGGAATTTTGCCGGCAACCCCTGGATTGTCATTCCCAAGGTCTATTGGGAGTGGAGTTGCGAACGCCTCAACGTTCAGGAGTATATTGACGGGATTCCAGGGCGCAAGCTGCAACTGGCGGAAGCGGCGGGGCTCAACCGCAAGATACTGGCGCGCCGCGGCGCCGATGCAGTACTCAAGATGATTCTCATCGACGGTTTTTTCCACGCCGATCCCCATCCTGGCAATATTATCTTTTTGCCCGGTAACCGCTTGGCGTTCATCGATTTTGGCATGGTAGGGCGGTTGTCCGAGGCGCGCCGTTATCAGATTGTCGATATGCTGGCGGCGGTGATTGACCGGGATGCGCGCACGGCGGTCAATGTGTTGCTGGATTGGGCCGGGGATGTGCACGTGGATATAGATGCCCTGCTGATTGACGTGGATGTATTCATAGATACTTACCATGGCCTGCCTTTAAAACAATTAAAAATCGCCAATATTCTTACCGATTTGACCAATTTGATGCGCGATTATCATTTGGTGTTGCCTGCAGATTTGGCCTTGCTGTTCAAGGCACTGCTGACATTGGATGGCATGGGTAGGCAAGTAGATCCTGATTTTGATCTCATTCTCGCCGCCACCCCTCACGTGCGCCGCGCCCTGTTTGGCCGATACCGGCCGGATGTTCTGCTTAAACGGGGTTGGCGAACAGCCTCCGATGTCATGGATATTGTCGCCGCCTTGCCCTACGATATGCGGCGGTTGATCAAGGCCATCCGCACGGGCAGTTTGCGCTTCAATGTCGATCTCAATCAGCTCGATTATTTTAGTTGGATTATCGACCGTGCTGCCAGCCGTTTGACGGTGGGGATGGTGACTTCTTCACTAATTATCGGTTCTTCCATTGTCATGACTGTTCCCGGCGGCCCGACTTTATGGGGGTTGCCGATGCTCGGCGTACTGGGGTTTGCCGGGGCAGGCATTGGTGGCGTTTGGTTGTTGATTTCCATTTGGCGTGGCGGGCATCTGCGCCACGGAGAAGAGATGGAAGATTAA
- a CDS encoding DNA polymerase III subunit gamma/tau, which produces MSYQALARKWRPRRFSEITGQSHVVRALTNALTFERMHHAYLFTGTRGVGKTTVARILAKALNCEHLENAEPCCQCQVCQEVDAGQFVDLIEVDAASRTKVEDTRELLENAQYAPSRGQYKIYLIDEVHMLSGHSFNALLKTLEEPPPHVKFLLATTDPQKIPVTVLSRCLQFNLKKLLPDQIEARLAFILKAESIPFEAEALQVLARAADGSLRDALSLLDQAIVFGGGQVNTAEVEAMLGGVARRSLKGLVESLAAGDAQQVMNEVEGLAANAPDFTEVLKELLDLLYRIALAQQLPETVHRDDDGEWLMRQAQATSPEDVQLYYQIGLIGQKDLPWAPDPRVGLEMVLLRMLAFRPVASEREVPPVESPRQVSPAPNAAVETRVSKDAIPAATETDWPKLVNQLSLSPGAKELAHYCTVETQTDERWVLLLNPQHDHVLTERRQSGLEKALRAKLGKPVKLQIKLAESSQETPAVLRERQHQEKIEAAEQAIAEDETVRALMETFDAKIVPGSTKPVE; this is translated from the coding sequence ATGAGCTATCAAGCCCTGGCCCGCAAATGGCGGCCGCGCCGGTTCTCTGAAATTACCGGGCAATCCCATGTCGTACGGGCGCTGACCAATGCCCTGACCTTCGAACGCATGCACCATGCCTATTTGTTTACTGGTACCCGTGGCGTGGGCAAGACAACAGTGGCCAGGATTCTCGCCAAAGCCCTCAACTGTGAGCATTTAGAAAACGCGGAACCATGCTGCCAATGTCAGGTTTGCCAGGAAGTCGATGCGGGGCAGTTTGTGGATCTGATCGAGGTGGATGCCGCTTCCCGCACCAAAGTAGAAGATACCCGCGAACTGCTGGAAAACGCCCAATACGCCCCCAGCCGCGGCCAATATAAAATTTACCTGATTGACGAAGTCCACATGCTCTCTGGTCACAGCTTCAACGCTTTGCTCAAGACCTTGGAAGAGCCGCCGCCCCACGTCAAATTTTTACTCGCCACCACCGATCCGCAAAAAATTCCGGTGACGGTGCTGTCGCGCTGCCTGCAGTTTAATTTGAAAAAATTGCTGCCCGATCAGATAGAAGCCCGCTTGGCTTTTATTCTGAAAGCGGAAAGCATTCCATTTGAAGCCGAGGCCCTACAAGTACTGGCCCGAGCCGCCGATGGCAGCCTTCGCGATGCTTTGAGCCTGCTGGACCAGGCCATTGTTTTTGGTGGTGGCCAAGTCAACACGGCGGAGGTGGAAGCCATGTTGGGCGGAGTGGCGCGCCGTTCTTTGAAGGGTTTGGTGGAATCGTTGGCGGCGGGGGACGCTCAACAAGTGATGAATGAAGTCGAGGGATTGGCTGCCAATGCCCCGGATTTTACGGAGGTCCTCAAAGAACTCCTCGATCTTCTCTATCGCATTGCGCTGGCGCAGCAACTGCCGGAAACCGTACATCGGGACGACGACGGGGAATGGCTTATGAGGCAAGCTCAGGCAACGTCTCCCGAGGATGTTCAGCTCTATTATCAGATTGGATTGATTGGCCAAAAAGACTTGCCCTGGGCGCCGGATCCAAGGGTAGGGCTGGAGATGGTGCTGCTCAGAATGCTGGCGTTCCGTCCAGTGGCATCAGAAAGAGAAGTCCCGCCAGTGGAATCACCACGGCAGGTTTCCCCGGCACCCAATGCCGCTGTTGAGACTCGGGTATCCAAGGACGCAATCCCAGCGGCAACGGAAACCGATTGGCCGAAATTGGTCAATCAGTTGTCATTATCGCCAGGCGCCAAGGAACTGGCCCACTATTGCACGGTGGAAACCCAAACCGATGAGCGTTGGGTATTGCTGCTCAATCCCCAGCACGATCACGTGTTGACCGAGCGCCGCCAGTCAGGACTGGAAAAAGCCCTGCGGGCCAAGTTGGGTAAGCCAGTAAAATTGCAAATCAAGTTGGCTGAAAGCAGCCAGGAAACCCCGGCGGTATTGCGCGAACGCCAGCATCAGGAAAAGATCGAGGCCGCCGAGCAGGCGATCGCCGAGGATGAAACAGTACGGGCATTAATGGAAACTTTTGACGCCAAAATCGTCCCAGGTTCCACGAAACCGGTAGAATAA
- a CDS encoding nucleoid-associated protein — MMKNPLGALMQQAQEMQEKFQKAQEELARAEVQGEAGGGLVKVVMNGKREVLRLSIDDSLFKEEDKEILEDLVAAAVNDAVHKVAQLKQEKMSELTGGIQLPGGMNLPF, encoded by the coding sequence ATGATGAAAAACCCACTGGGAGCCTTGATGCAACAGGCTCAGGAAATGCAGGAGAAATTCCAGAAAGCCCAGGAAGAACTGGCCAGGGCGGAAGTCCAGGGCGAAGCAGGCGGCGGGCTGGTAAAAGTGGTCATGAATGGCAAGCGCGAAGTGCTTCGGCTATCCATTGATGACAGCCTGTTCAAGGAGGAGGACAAGGAAATTTTGGAAGATCTCGTAGCCGCGGCGGTCAACGATGCTGTGCATAAAGTCGCCCAACTCAAGCAGGAAAAGATGTCCGAACTGACCGGAGGCATTCAACTCCCCGGCGGCATGAATCTGCCTTTCTGA
- the recR gene encoding recombination protein RecR (involved in a recombinational process of DNA repair, independent of the recBC complex), whose amino-acid sequence MQALCCLPGVGPKSAQRMAFHLLQHDRQGAGQLVQSLSEALENIRRCNLCRTLTEREICAICSNPARDRQQLCVVETPADVLAINQATVFNGLFFVLHGHLSPLDGVGPQDLGLDKLARRLGKGEIKELILATNSTVEGEATAHYISELARNSGVSVSRIAHGVPVGGELEYLDANTLAYAFNGRRAI is encoded by the coding sequence ATGCAGGCGCTGTGCTGTCTGCCGGGCGTGGGCCCGAAATCGGCCCAGCGCATGGCGTTTCACCTGCTTCAGCACGACCGGCAGGGCGCCGGCCAGTTGGTTCAATCTCTCTCCGAAGCGCTGGAAAATATCCGCCGCTGCAATCTTTGCCGAACCTTGACCGAGCGGGAAATCTGCGCCATCTGCAGTAATCCGGCCCGGGACCGCCAGCAATTGTGCGTCGTGGAAACCCCGGCTGATGTGTTGGCCATCAACCAGGCGACTGTCTTCAATGGCCTTTTCTTCGTTCTCCATGGACACTTGTCCCCCCTCGATGGCGTTGGTCCCCAAGATCTCGGGCTGGACAAGCTGGCCCGGCGCCTCGGGAAGGGAGAGATAAAAGAACTCATTCTCGCCACCAACTCCACCGTGGAAGGCGAAGCCACCGCCCACTACATCTCCGAACTGGCCCGCAATAGCGGAGTCTCCGTCAGCCGCATCGCCCACGGCGTGCCTGTGGGAGGTGAGTTGGAATATCTGGACGCCAATACCTTGGCCTATGCCTTCAACGGCCGTCGGGCGATATAA
- a CDS encoding ribosome biogenesis GTPase RsgA → MGEVRTGRVIAHFGKNWAVEEETGQIFLCNALRRLDQPCVGDWVRWEQTDARHGRIVEILPRKTLLVRPARGGKLRPTAANIDQVFIVIAPQPLYDLLLVDQYLVVCENRGITPIILFNKIDLTDDRKSLEKELKSYLELYPFHYLSAKTGEGMEKLKSSMRCKTSMLAGQSGVGKSSLLHWLVPDKEIRVGELSKGTHRGRHTTTTAMLFHLPEGGDLIDTPGVAVFGLADIDEKQLAHGYKEFRPHIPHCRFNDCRHVNDQGCAVRKAVLQGKIDQGRYRRYLKLREKLPKIS, encoded by the coding sequence ATGGGCGAAGTTCGCACAGGCCGGGTCATCGCCCATTTTGGCAAAAACTGGGCGGTGGAAGAGGAAACCGGGCAAATTTTCTTGTGCAATGCCCTGCGGCGCCTGGATCAACCCTGCGTTGGAGACTGGGTGCGCTGGGAACAAACCGATGCCCGGCACGGCCGCATTGTCGAGATTCTTCCCCGCAAAACCCTCCTGGTCCGTCCTGCCCGGGGAGGAAAACTCAGACCCACCGCCGCCAATATCGACCAAGTTTTTATTGTCATCGCGCCGCAACCCCTATATGACCTTTTATTGGTCGACCAATATCTGGTGGTTTGTGAAAACCGCGGCATCACGCCCATCATTCTTTTCAACAAAATTGATTTGACAGATGACCGAAAGTCCCTGGAAAAAGAACTCAAGTCTTATCTGGAACTATATCCATTCCATTACCTGAGCGCCAAAACCGGCGAAGGCATGGAGAAGCTCAAGTCTTCAATGCGCTGCAAAACCTCCATGCTCGCCGGACAATCCGGAGTAGGCAAATCCTCATTGCTGCACTGGCTGGTTCCCGACAAAGAAATCCGTGTAGGCGAACTATCCAAGGGAACACACCGGGGCCGCCACACAACCACCACCGCCATGCTGTTCCATTTACCCGAAGGCGGTGACTTGATTGACACCCCAGGCGTAGCAGTATTTGGCTTGGCGGACATCGACGAGAAACAACTGGCGCATGGCTACAAGGAATTCCGCCCCCACATCCCCCACTGCCGCTTCAACGACTGCCGCCATGTCAACGACCAAGGCTGCGCCGTTCGTAAAGCCGTGCTACAAGGGAAAATAGATCAAGGCCGGTACAGGCGTTATTTGAAACTCAGGGAAAAGCTGCCGAAAATATCCTAG
- a CDS encoding peptidase M48 yields MNTFTVFFLLALTASFAIEFWLARRHRDHVLAHQGQVPEPFQDTITLEAHQKAADYTLAKLKIIDVNRILSTALLLLFTLGGGIDAIDQFWSRFDLGPIAHGVALILSVFFLMALFELPLQIYQTFVIEERFGFNRTTPAQFIKDLALQTALSLAIGAPLLALVLWVMESTGNLWWLLAWAILMAFSLLMSWAYPTLIAPLFNKFDPLDDQNLKDRIQRLLERCGFHSKGIFVMDGSRRSGHGNAYFTGLGNNKRIVFFDTLVEALEPEELEAVLAHELGHYKRKHVIKMLITSAVLSLIGFALLGWLAQQPWFYEGLGVSRPSNATALLLFMLAMPVFSTFLQPLMAAIQRKYEFEADEFAASMCDANALTRALVKLYRDNAATLTPDPLYSAFHYSHPPAAIRIEHLKQVQQSA; encoded by the coding sequence ATGAATACCTTTACCGTCTTTTTCTTATTGGCTTTAACGGCTTCCTTTGCCATTGAATTCTGGTTGGCGCGCCGTCACCGCGATCACGTCCTCGCCCACCAGGGCCAGGTCCCCGAACCTTTTCAAGACACCATCACGCTGGAAGCCCATCAAAAAGCAGCCGACTACACCCTTGCCAAGCTAAAAATCATCGACGTTAATCGAATTCTCAGCACCGCGCTATTACTTTTATTTACGCTCGGGGGTGGTATCGATGCGATAGACCAATTTTGGTCACGCTTTGATTTAGGCCCCATCGCCCATGGTGTTGCCTTGATTCTCTCGGTTTTTTTTCTGATGGCGCTGTTTGAATTGCCGCTACAAATTTATCAGACGTTTGTCATTGAAGAACGTTTCGGTTTCAACCGCACCACGCCTGCCCAATTCATCAAGGACCTGGCCCTGCAAACTGCTCTTAGCCTGGCCATCGGTGCCCCACTGCTGGCCTTGGTGCTGTGGGTAATGGAGAGTACCGGTAATCTCTGGTGGCTGCTGGCCTGGGCGATCTTGATGGCATTTTCACTCCTCATGAGCTGGGCCTATCCCACTTTGATTGCGCCATTATTCAATAAATTCGATCCTCTCGACGATCAAAATCTGAAGGACCGCATTCAACGACTTTTGGAACGCTGCGGCTTTCACAGTAAAGGCATTTTTGTCATGGACGGTTCCCGCCGCTCCGGTCACGGGAATGCTTATTTCACTGGACTTGGTAACAACAAACGCATCGTTTTTTTCGATACTTTGGTGGAAGCGCTGGAGCCTGAGGAACTGGAAGCCGTTCTAGCCCATGAACTGGGTCATTACAAGCGCAAGCATGTCATCAAAATGCTGATAACCAGCGCGGTTCTGAGCCTGATCGGTTTTGCCCTCCTCGGCTGGCTGGCTCAACAACCGTGGTTTTACGAAGGACTCGGCGTATCCCGTCCCTCCAACGCTACCGCGTTATTGTTATTCATGCTCGCCATGCCGGTTTTCAGCACGTTTTTGCAGCCCCTCATGGCGGCCATTCAACGCAAATACGAATTCGAAGCCGATGAATTCGCCGCTTCCATGTGTGACGCCAATGCCCTGACCCGGGCGCTGGTCAAACTTTACCGGGACAATGCCGCCACCTTGACGCCAGACCCGCTTTATTCCGCCTTTCACTACAGCCACCCCCCGGCGGCCATTCGGATTGAACATTTAAAGCAGGTTCAGCAGAGCGCCTGA
- a CDS encoding oligoribonuclease: protein MAQNKDNLIWIDLEMTGLDPDRDRIIEIATVVTDKDLNVLATGPVLAIRQPEEALAAMDDWNRKHHSESGLLDRIRKSGVDIKEAQQRTLTFLQAWVPAGESPMCGNSICQDRRFLYRGMPELEAYFHYRNLDVSTLKELADRWAPQLKEGFKKKNAHEALADILESIEELKYYREHFIRY, encoded by the coding sequence ATGGCCCAAAACAAAGACAATTTGATCTGGATTGATCTGGAAATGACCGGATTGGACCCGGATCGTGACCGAATTATCGAAATTGCAACGGTGGTGACCGACAAAGACCTGAATGTCCTGGCCACGGGACCGGTGTTGGCGATTCGCCAGCCAGAGGAAGCACTCGCCGCCATGGATGATTGGAATCGTAAACACCACAGCGAATCGGGTTTGTTGGACCGCATCCGCAAAAGCGGCGTTGATATCAAAGAGGCGCAACAACGCACCCTGACCTTTTTGCAGGCCTGGGTGCCCGCTGGGGAATCCCCCATGTGCGGCAACAGTATTTGCCAGGACCGGCGTTTTCTTTATCGCGGCATGCCGGAATTGGAAGCTTATTTCCACTATCGCAATCTGGATGTGTCCACCCTAAAAGAACTGGCGGATCGTTGGGCACCGCAATTAAAGGAGGGCTTCAAAAAGAAAAATGCCCACGAGGCATTGGCGGATATTTTGGAGTCCATCGAGGAATTGAAGTATTACCGCGAACACTTCATTCGGTATTGA